The segment CGGTCAAGGATGAAATTCCGATCATGCTCGTTGATGAAGCTGTTCCCGCTGACAAGTGGGAAAACAAATAATTTAAAATACAAACAATGCGGACAACAGCCAGTCGGCTACCCGCGAACAACAAGGAGTTTCCATGTCCCAAGCCAAAGACGGCGACAAAATCCGCGTTCATTATGCAGGTTCCCTTGAAGATGGAACTGAATTTGATTCATCTTATAAAAGAGGCGAGCCTCTTGAAATCGTTCTCGGTCAGGGAATGCTGATCAAGGGTTTTGAAGACGCTGTCACAGGCCTCACCGCTGGCGAAAAGGTAAAAACAACCATCAGCCCCGAAGAAGGCTACGGTCCTTACCATGAAGAACACACTTTTGAAGTGGACCGCAACCAGATTCCGCCGGAGATCAACCCCGAAGTGGGCATGATGCTTCAGGTTAACACCGATCAGGGCGTAACCAACGTAACCATCAAGTCCGTCAGCGATGAAAAAGTTGTTCTCGACGGCAACCACCCCCTCGCCGGTCAGACCATGATCTTTGAAATCGAATTGCTTGAAATCCTGTCCTAATTTTTATGGGGCTTGCGCCCTGCACAGGAATACAAATCCCCTGCACGATTTTTCGCGCGGGGGATTTTTCTTTTATATCAAGACGATATGAAGTGTATGTAACGATTTTATGTAAATTTTATTTTCCAGAATGTTGACAAGTAATTTTGAATGTATATTTGTAATTCAGACGAACAGAACAGGAGGTTATTTATGGTTATCGACTTTGGTTCATTCTATAACTTTCCGTATGA is part of the Desulfovibrio sp. JC022 genome and harbors:
- a CDS encoding peptidylprolyl isomerase: MSQAKDGDKIRVHYAGSLEDGTEFDSSYKRGEPLEIVLGQGMLIKGFEDAVTGLTAGEKVKTTISPEEGYGPYHEEHTFEVDRNQIPPEINPEVGMMLQVNTDQGVTNVTIKSVSDEKVVLDGNHPLAGQTMIFEIELLEILS